From one Nilaparvata lugens isolate BPH chromosome 2, ASM1435652v1, whole genome shotgun sequence genomic stretch:
- the LOC120349965 gene encoding uncharacterized protein LOC120349965: MEDYYEQQYVFDGIFYKIIEKEEIHTLLAGSPDFFQSYLKKNDGHIEMAGVATEATTDSHVWTTEATKLLLEEYHTRTNKFRNSKIKNVILWREIIDVFEAHGYSGITEKILDDKFRSMKRTFNRIKKNNDTRKSTGKGSIKPWEFYDSMADILQDDSTVNLHKAFIMSSSFAPPSTSTSPAHPLPSTSFARPPPSSSPANPLPSTSLPVHPHHHLQPIHFPQLPLPVHPHHHLQPIHFPQLPLPVHPHHHLQPIHFPQLPLPVHPHHHLQPIHFPQHPPPLPHHHHLQPILFPQHPPPLNLNHHLQPILFPQQPSPLHHHQHPLPILSHQPRQLSLSQIRQPREIFQKMIHLPEKG, translated from the exons ATGGAGGATTACTATGAACAGCAGTATGTTTTTGATggcatattttataaaataatcgaAAAGGAGGAGATTCATACATTATTGGCTG GCAGCCCGGACTTCTTCCAGTCCTATCTGAAAAAAAACGATGGCCACATCGAGATGGCTGGTGTAGCAACAG AAGCCACCACAGACAGTCATGTGTGGACGACTGAAGCGACCAAACTACTTTTGGAAGAGTACCACACGAGGACGAACAAATTCAGAaactcaaaaattaaaaatgtaatactATGGAGAGAAATCATTGATGTTTTTGAAGCCCATGGGTACTCTGGGATCACTGAAAAGATCCTAGATGATAAATTTAGAAGTATGAAACGAACATTTAATcgtataaaaaaaaacaatgatacTAGAAAAAGCACTGGTAAGGGGTCCATCAAGCCTTGGGAATTTTATGATTCGATGGCAGATATTTTGCAAGATGATTCTACGGTCAACTTGCATAAAGCATTTATTATGAGCAGCTCCTTTGCCCCTCCTTCCACATCAACATCCCCTGCCCATCCACTTCCCTCAACTTCCTTTGCCCGTCCACCCCCATCATCATCTCCAGCCAATCCACTTCCCTCAACTTCCTTGCCCGTCCACCCCCATCATCATCTCCAGCCAATCCACTTCCCTCAACTTCCTTTGCCCGTCCACCCCCATCATCATCTCCAGCCAATCCACTTCCCTCAACTTCCTTTGCCCGTCCACCCCCATCATCATCTCCAGCCAATCCACTTCCCTCAACTTCCTTTGCCCGTCCACCCCCATCATCATCTCCAGCCCATCCACTTCCCTCAACATCCTCCACCCCTCCCCCACCACCATCATCTCCAGCCCATCCTTTTCCCTCAACATCCTCCACCCCTCAACCTCAATCATCATCTCCAGCCCATCCTTTTCCCTCAACAACCTTCACCCCTCCACCACCATCAGCATCCCCTGCCTATCCTTTCCCATCAACCTCGACAGCTTTCTCTCTCCCAAATACGCCAACCAAGAGAAATCTTCCAGAAGATGATCCATCTCCCCGAAAAAGGATGA